Within the Corallococcus exiguus genome, the region TCCAGGCGCGCGGCCTGCCCACGTCCAAGGACGAGGAGTGGAAGTACACGCCCGTGGCCACGCTGTCGTCGCATCCGTTCCAGCCCGTGCGGGACGTGTCCGTGGGCGAGGACGTGGCGCAGGCGGTGGCGCGGCTGGCGCTGCCCGGTCCCCGGCTCGTGTTCGTGGATGGGAGATTCGTGCCGGCGCTGTCGGTGCTCGCGGGGCTGCCGCGCGGTGTGGTGCTCAAGCCGCTGTCGCAGGCGCTGCGCGAGGACGGGGCGCTGTTGCAGGAGACGCTGGGCCAGCGCGCTCGGCCGTCGGCGCATGCCTTCACGTCGCTCAACGCGGCGCTGCTGGAAGAGGGCGCGCTGCTCACGCTCGCGCCTCGCGCCCTGAGCGAGGTGCCGGTGCAGTTGCTGTTCCTCGCGCGCGGCGGCGACGGGCCGGTGCTGGCCAGTCCGCGCATCGTCGTGGTGGCGGGCGAAGGCAGCGAGGCCACGCTGGTGGAGACGTACGCGAGCCTGGGCTCGGGCGCGACGTTCACCAACGCGGTGACGGAGGTGTCGCTGGGAGACAACGCCAGCCTGCGCCACTTCAAGCTCCAGGCGGAGGGTGACACCGCGCTGCACCTGGGCGGGCTGTACTCGCGGCAGGGGCGCGACAGCCGCTTCCAGTCGCACGCGTTCTCGTTTGGCGGTGCGCTGGCTCGCAATGAAGTGCACGCGGCCTTCGCGGGCGAGGGCGGCGAGTGCGTGCTCAACGGCCTGTTCGTGGGCCGGGGCACGCAGCACCTGGACAACCGCACGGACCTGGACCACGCGGTGCCGCACTGCTCCAGCCGTGAGCTCTACAAGGGCGTGCTGGACGACCGCGCGCGCGGCACCTTCCACGGGAAGATCCGCGTGCGTGAGGACGCGCAGAAGACGGACGCCAGCCAGCAGAGCCGCAACCTGCTGCTCTCCGAGGGCGCGCAGGTGGACGCCCGGCCGCAGCTGGAGATCTTCGCGGACGACGTGAAGTGCGCCCACGGCACGGCGGTGGGCCGGTTGGATGACAACGCGCTGTTCTACCTGCGCTCGCGCGGCATCCCGAAGGTGGAGGCGGAGCGGATTCTGACGCAGGCCTTCGCCAGCGAGCTGGTGCGCGCGGTACCGGAGGGTCCGGTGCGCGCGCGGGTGGAGGCGTTGCTCGCGGAGAAGCTGCCGGGTTCGGCGGAGGTGATGGGATGAGCGGCCCTGGATTCGACCTGGCGCGAGTGCGCGCGGACTTCCCCATCCTCCGGCAGGAGGTGCGGGGCCGGCCGCTGGTGTACCTGGACAGCGCCGCCACGGGGCAGAAGCCGCAGGCGGTGCTGGACGCCATCACGCGCTACTACACGCACGACAACGCGAACGTGCACCGGGGCGTGCACATCCTCTCCGAGCGCGCCACGCAGGCCTTCGAGGACGCGCGCGAGACGGTGCGCCGCTTCATCCACGCCAAGGACGTGCGCGAGGTCATCTTCGTGCGCGGCACCACGGAGGCCATCAACCTGGTGGCCGCCACCTACGGCCGCAAGCACGTGGGCCCGGGCGACGAGGTGCTCATCTCCGCCATGGAGCACCACTCCAACATCGTGCCCTGGCAGATGGTGTGCGACGCGGCGGGCGCGAAGCTGCGCGTGATTCCCGTGGACGAGCGCGGCGAGCTGCGCATGGACACCGTGGACGCGCTGCTCACGGAGAAGACCCGCCTGCTGGCGATTACGCACGTGTCCAACGCGCTGGGCTCCGTGAATCCCATCAAGGAGCTGGTGGCGAAGGCGCACGCGAAGAACATCCCGGTGCTGGTGGACGGGGCGCAGTCGGTGACGCACTTCCCGGTGGACGTGCAGGACCTGGGCTGTGACTTCTACGCCTTCAGCGGGCACAAGCTCTTCGGGCCCACGGGCATCGGCGTGCTGTACGGCAAGCTGGCCATGCTGGAGTCGCTGCCGCCGTACCAGGGCGGTGGGGACATGATCCTCTCCGTGACGATGGAGAAGACCGTCTACAACCGCGTGCCGCACCGCTTCGAGGCGGGCACGCCGGACATGGCGGGCGCGGTGGGGCTGGCCGCGGCCATCCGGTACCTGGAGGCCGTGGGCATGGAGAACGTGTCCCAGCACGACCAGTGGCTGCTCGCGTACGCGACGGACGCGCTCCAGTCGATTCCGGGGCTCAAGCTGGTGGGCACGGCGCCGCACAAGACGGGCGTGTTGTCCTTCACGCTGGAGGACGTCCACCCGCACGACGTGGGCACCATCCTGGACCAGGAGGGCATCTGCATCCGCACGGGGCACCACTGCGCCCAGCCGCTGATGCAGCGCTTCGGGGTGGCGGCCACGGCGCGCGCGTCGCTGGCGCTCTACAACACGCGTGAGGACGTGGACGCGCTGGTGAAGGGCCTGCACAAGGTGAAGGAGGTGTTCGCGTGAGCTCGGACCTCAAGGACCTGTACCAGGAGGTGGTGCTGGAGCACTCCAAGCGCCCGCGCAACTTCCGGGTGGTGGAGGGCGCCACCTGCGCGGCGGAGGGCTACAACCCGCTGTGCGGCGACCAGCTCTCCGTGACGCTCAAGCTGGAGGACGGCGTCATCCGCGACATCGGCTTCCAGGGCCAGGGGTGCGCCATCTCCAAGGCGTCCGCGTCGCTGATGACGGGCGCGGTGAAGGACAAGACGCGGGAAGAGGCGCAGGCCCTCTTCGAGCGCGTGCACACGCTGGTGACCGAAGGGCCGGACAAGGTGGACGTGGAGTCGCTGGGCAAGCTCGCGGTGCTGTCGGGCGTGAGCGAGTTCCCGGCCCGGGTGAAGTGCGCGAGCCTGGCGTGGCACACGCTGAACGCGGCGCTGGATGGCCGCTCCACGTCGGTGTCGACGGAGTAGGGAGGGGTCATGCGAGGCGCGATGACGGTCATCGAGCGCGACGTGGACGCGATGCTCATCCCCAGCGGGGACAAGGTGTTGCTGCCGGCGGGCTCGGAGTTGACGGTGGTGCAGACGCTGGGCGGCAACGTCACGGTGCAGGATCCGTACGGCCAGCTGTTCCGCATCGACGAGAAGAACGCGGAGGTGCTGGGCGAGGAGTACGCCGCCAAGGCGAAGACGACCGATGAGAGCGTCACGCCCGGCGAGTTCCACGAGGAGCAGGTCTGGGAGCAGCTCCGCACGGTCTACGACCCGGAGATCCCGGTGAACATCGTGGAGCTGGGGCTGGTGTACACGTGCAAGGCCACGCCGCTGGACGAAGGCGGTCAGCGCGTGGACATCGAGATGACGCTGACGGCGCCCGGCTGCGGCATGGGGCAGGTGCTGGTGGAGGACGTGCGCTCCAAGGTGTCCTCGCTGCCCGGCGTGAAGGAAGCCCACGTGGAGCTGGTGTGGGAACCGCAGTGGGACCAGAGCCGCATGTCGGACGTGGCGCGGCTCCAGCTGGGTTGGATGTGAGCGCTCGTCGCTAGACCAGGGCCTTCCGTCCGCGCGCGACCAGGCCCAGCGTGGCCGCGGCGGCGAGCCCACCCGCGAGCCAGCGGGGCCAGCGTGGCGCGGCTTCCGCGGTGGAGCGGCGGGCGATGGCGGGCGACATGCGCTCCGCGAAGAGCTCCACCATCGCGTGCTCGAAGGCGAGCAGGTCGTGCGGCCCCCGGCTGGACACCCAGTTGCTGTCGCGCACCACGGGCTCGTCCGTCCAGTGCGCGCCCGCGTTCTCCATGTCGTTGCGGATGCCCGGCCAGGACGTCAGGTGCCGGCCCTCCAGCAGCCCCGCCGACGCGAGCAGCCACGGCCCGTGACAGATGACCGCGATGGGTTGGTCCAACAGGTCCGCGTCCTTCACGAAGTCCAGTGCCAGGGCGCTCTGCCGGAGGAAGTCCGGGTTCATGAAGCCGCCGGGCAGGAGCAGCGCGTCGAAGTCCGCGGCCTTCACGTCGCGCAGCGTGGCGTCCACGCGCACCTTGCGGCCGGGCACCAGCAGGTTCATGCCCCGGATGCGGCCCTTGTGAAGGGAGACCACGGTGACGCGTGCGCCTTCTCGCTCCAGGCGCTTCACCGGTCGCGTCAGCTCCACCTGCTCGAAGCCATCCGCCGCCAGCACGGCCACTCGCATCCCCTTCAGCTTCTTCATTGCCCTGTCCTCCCGATGTCGCGATGTCCGGGCATGCCCTACAACCCGAACCTGCACAGTGGTCATGCCCTTCCGGGAGGGGAAGCGGAGGGCAGGCGGACAGGCAGGCGCCTGGGGTGATGCCTTCTCGCGGGGTGGTGCGGCGCGGCATGCGGCGGCGCTGGACGCCTTGGGGGAACGGCTTTACGACGAAGGCAGTCCGCCTGAACGCGGGCCCCCTTTTGGAGGCGCACGGCATGTCCCCCTCGTTTTCTTCACGGATGCACCGCGGCCTGCTCGCGAGCACCGCGCTGCTGCTGGCCCCGCTGGGCTGCGCCACGTCGTCGCATGCGGGCGCCGCGCGCGACGAGGCGGCCTTGCGCACGGACGAGCCGCCGCGCGTGAAGCCGAAGTGGGGGCTGGTCATCCATGGCGGCGCGGGCGTGATTTCGCGCGAGAACCTGACCCCGGAGCGCGAGGCCGCGATGCGCGCCGCGCTCACGCAAGCGCTCCAGGCGGGGCACGCGGTGCTTGCGAAGGGCGGCCGCAGCATGGACGCGGTGACGGCGGCCATCCGCGTGATGGAGGACTCGCCGTACTTCAACGCCGGCAAGGGCGCGGTGTTCAACCACGACGGCGTGAACGAACTGGACGCGGCGGTGATGGACGGCAAGACGCGCATGGCCGGCGCGGTGGCCGGTGTGCACCACATCCAGAACCCCATCGACCTGGCTCGGCTGGTGATGGAGAAGTCGCCGCACGTGATGATGGTGGGCGACGGGGCGGAGGCCTTCGCGCAGTCGCAGGGCATGCCCCTGGTGGACGCGAAGTACTTCTACACGGAGGAGCGCTGGCAGGGCCTTCAGCGCGCGCTGGAGCAGGAGCGCGCGAAGGGGG harbors:
- the sufD gene encoding Fe-S cluster assembly protein SufD yields the protein MSASHYVDVARAFQARADVPAWLQALREEGLSQFQARGLPTSKDEEWKYTPVATLSSHPFQPVRDVSVGEDVAQAVARLALPGPRLVFVDGRFVPALSVLAGLPRGVVLKPLSQALREDGALLQETLGQRARPSAHAFTSLNAALLEEGALLTLAPRALSEVPVQLLFLARGGDGPVLASPRIVVVAGEGSEATLVETYASLGSGATFTNAVTEVSLGDNASLRHFKLQAEGDTALHLGGLYSRQGRDSRFQSHAFSFGGALARNEVHAAFAGEGGECVLNGLFVGRGTQHLDNRTDLDHAVPHCSSRELYKGVLDDRARGTFHGKIRVREDAQKTDASQQSRNLLLSEGAQVDARPQLEIFADDVKCAHGTAVGRLDDNALFYLRSRGIPKVEAERILTQAFASELVRAVPEGPVRARVEALLAEKLPGSAEVMG
- a CDS encoding cysteine desulfurase, which translates into the protein MSGPGFDLARVRADFPILRQEVRGRPLVYLDSAATGQKPQAVLDAITRYYTHDNANVHRGVHILSERATQAFEDARETVRRFIHAKDVREVIFVRGTTEAINLVAATYGRKHVGPGDEVLISAMEHHSNIVPWQMVCDAAGAKLRVIPVDERGELRMDTVDALLTEKTRLLAITHVSNALGSVNPIKELVAKAHAKNIPVLVDGAQSVTHFPVDVQDLGCDFYAFSGHKLFGPTGIGVLYGKLAMLESLPPYQGGGDMILSVTMEKTVYNRVPHRFEAGTPDMAGAVGLAAAIRYLEAVGMENVSQHDQWLLAYATDALQSIPGLKLVGTAPHKTGVLSFTLEDVHPHDVGTILDQEGICIRTGHHCAQPLMQRFGVAATARASLALYNTREDVDALVKGLHKVKEVFA
- the sufU gene encoding Fe-S cluster assembly sulfur transfer protein SufU; protein product: MSSDLKDLYQEVVLEHSKRPRNFRVVEGATCAAEGYNPLCGDQLSVTLKLEDGVIRDIGFQGQGCAISKASASLMTGAVKDKTREEAQALFERVHTLVTEGPDKVDVESLGKLAVLSGVSEFPARVKCASLAWHTLNAALDGRSTSVSTE
- the sufT gene encoding putative Fe-S cluster assembly protein SufT, which produces MRGAMTVIERDVDAMLIPSGDKVLLPAGSELTVVQTLGGNVTVQDPYGQLFRIDEKNAEVLGEEYAAKAKTTDESVTPGEFHEEQVWEQLRTVYDPEIPVNIVELGLVYTCKATPLDEGGQRVDIEMTLTAPGCGMGQVLVEDVRSKVSSLPGVKEAHVELVWEPQWDQSRMSDVARLQLGWM
- a CDS encoding type 1 glutamine amidotransferase domain-containing protein produces the protein MKKLKGMRVAVLAADGFEQVELTRPVKRLEREGARVTVVSLHKGRIRGMNLLVPGRKVRVDATLRDVKAADFDALLLPGGFMNPDFLRQSALALDFVKDADLLDQPIAVICHGPWLLASAGLLEGRHLTSWPGIRNDMENAGAHWTDEPVVRDSNWVSSRGPHDLLAFEHAMVELFAERMSPAIARRSTAEAAPRWPRWLAGGLAAAATLGLVARGRKALV